The segment GTCAGCTCACAGTCGTTGGTTCGCTTCGATCGCAACTCGTATTCGGTTCCTACGAAGTACGCGCATCGCAAGGTGACCGTCGTGGCCGCGGTCGACGAAGTTCGATTTGTGTTTGGCGACAGGCTCATCGCGAGGCACCGCCGCTGTTGGGAGAAGGAACAGTTCTTCTACCAACCGATCCATTATCTCCGCCTTTTAGAACGAAAGCCGGGTGGTTTGGACTTCGCCAAGCCCGTTGATCAATGGCAACTGCCGAAGTGCTTTGGGATTCTGCGCAGGCGACTCGAAGCATCCGACGAGAAGCATGGAACACGATTCTACATCCGAGTCTTGAGACTACTGGAACGTCGCTCGCTTTCTCAATTGACCGATGCCGTTGAGTACGCGTTGGATATCGATGTGATCGATCCCAGCAGCATTCGCGTCATCCTTGAGCACCGGCAAGAGAGACCGGCCGAGCTGTTCTCACTCGATGGCCGGCCTCAACTAAAAACGTTCAACGTCGAAACGACAGACGTTTCGGCTTACGCGGCGCTGCTGAGTGCTCGCTGATGTCATGCCCACTAGATTACTTTTATAACCTTCAAGGAGTTACTTACGATGACCAATAAACGAGAAACCAAAGCCACCGTACTGGTAAAGCATCACCTCAAACAGCTGCGGCTGCCGACGATGGCCAGCGAGTGCGATTCGCTTGCTGAGCAAGCCGCCAGAGACAATCAGGATCACCTGGCTTATCTGCTGAAGTTAACCGAACGTGAACTGATCGAAAGGGAACGTAAGTCGGCCGAGCGACGACTCAAAGCGGCTCGCTTTCCGGCGCATAAAACGCTTGACCAATTCGACTTCTCCGCCCAGCCCACGGTCAACAAGCCGCTCGTTGCACAGCTTGCTGCCGGTGACTATCTGGGTTCGCGGGAGAATATCCTGCTCGTTGGCCCCAGCGGAACCGGAAAATCTCACTTGGCGATTTCGCTGGCGATCAATGCGTGTTCCCAAGGCAAACGCGTTCGTTTCTGGCGCGTGACGGAGCTGATCACTTGCTTGCTTGAGGCCAAAGAGGAACGACAGCTCTTGCGAATCCGAAATCAGCTCGCCAAACTGGACTTGCTGGTGCTCGACGAACTGGGCTACGTGCCGGCAAGCAAAGCTGGAGCCGAGCTGTTGTTCGACGTCATCGCAACGGCTTACGAGCGAAATAGCATCATCGTGACGACCAATTTACCGTTTGAGAATTGGCCTGAAGTTCTTGGCAACCAACGGCTCACCGGAGCGGCCCTTGATCGCCTGACGCATCGCTGCCACATCATCGAAACCAAAGGCGAAAGTTACCGACTCAAGGACGCAAAGCGACGATCTGGAAAGGCTCAAAAGGCCAAAAAGAAGACCGCTTAATATCAACAACACGGGCTGACACTACCCTCATCTTTTTTTACAACTAGCGCCGCCATTTTCGACCGCCGGGCGCCGCCCTTTTCAACCGCCGTTAACAGCCATACATTGGAATTGACGAAAAGTCATTCAAGAAAGGCCAGAACTACATCACGTTGATCTACGATCTGGACAACAGCACCGTCGAAGCAATCTCCGAAGGCCACAATGAAGCCGCGGCCAATGAGTGTTTCTCCCAGCTTTTACCGGGTCAAATTGAAACAGTCGAAGCCATTGCGATGGATATGAGTTCAGCGTTTGTGAAGTCGGCGAAGTCCAACATTCCTTTGGCCGAAGAAAAGATTGTTCACGACCGTTTCCATGTCATGAAACTCGTCAACGAGGCAGTCGATAAGACTCGCAAGGAGGAGCACAAGCGACTTCGAGCCGTAGGGGATGACACACTCAAAGGCACTCGTTACTTGTTTCTGAAGAACTACGACAACCTGAAAGAGTCGAAGCAGCAGGAGCTTGATTCGTTGTTCATTTCCAGGTTGGAAACGGGCAAAGCATGGACTTACAAGGAGATGCTTCGTGACCTTTGGCACCACGATACTGCAAGCGAGGCCACAGAGTTTTTCAACTGGTGGTATCGCAAAGTCATTCACACCAAACTTGAACCGCTGAAGAAGGTTGCCCGGACCATCAAAGAGCGACTTGCCAACGTGGTCAGCTATTGCACCTTTGGCGGAATATCAAACGGCGTTGCTGAAGGCATCAACAGCAAGATCCAATCGATCAAGAGACGAGTCGGTGGCTACAGAAACAGAGAAAACTACAAAACTGCCATCTTTTTTTACTGCGGCGGACTAGACCTAGACCCATAGAGATCCGCGATGGACCTTTCTTTGGGGCCTTCGCGGTTTCTTGTGGGTCGTCAAACCTTGATCTTCCGGGGCCAAACTTAAGAAGCTTCAATTTCCCCGGGAAAAAGCAGTCCCAGCGAGCTGTCAGCAAACGCCCGTATTCTCCGGGAAAACCGAGCTACCCACAAAGATCCGCGATGGACCTTTCTTTGCCAGTTGTAAAACGTGGCAACAGAGACTTCGATCAGTTCGCAGAACTGTTTAACCGAAAGCCCGCTTTGACGATATTCCTCAAGCCAGACTTGCCAATCAGCTCTCGTGTAACGTGTTGACATAATGATGCTCCAAAATCTGAAGCATACAATTCACATCAACATGCACTTCGTCGGACGCTTACGCAATTCGAGCCACGTGACGTTTCGTTGCATTGGCCTTTAGGCCTCGTGAACACAGTCGGCAATTGAAGAACAGAAACAGTTGACTTGACAGCGGATCAAGCTCGACCACTCTCACGATTTGACCTTGTATGGAAGATATCCCGTTGGTGAAATCAAATTTGGAGATTTACAAAACATGTCAACGTGTGGTTCTACGAATGCTCACCTCTTAATAACCTGAGAGACCGGTACTGACAGACGTCACTTTTCCAGCTCGCAACGACACGACACATGGAGCTTCGAAAAACCAGTCATAGTCGTCGGTCAGTTTGCAATACCGATAGCTATTGGCGGGGGTTTCAAGAGCGTCCAGTTCACTAACTGAAGAACCTTCTATGAAAACTACTGGTATTGGATTGTGGTTTTCCAACACACCAGAAATCAGTTTTTTACAAGTTTCACAATCTTCGTAGTAGAAAACAAGCTCGCAATCCTCATCAATTGGAAGCGTTGATGGACCACAATTCAGAAAGCGTAGTATTTCCGGCGCACTCCCAACCCAGCTATCGAACTCAACAACTACGCTATCGCTCCCTACAATTGTCCCTATTCCATCAAGTGGATTCGTCATGAATTTTGAGACAGGAAGGAATATAAACATGCAGGCGGCAACTCCAAAAATGAAGCCCACGAGAGAATACTTGTTTTTGTAGTTGGGACGAATGCGCCAAAGAAGTATGCAGAATAGCAAGTCAACAACCAGCATAATTTCGGGGCTAGTGGAGAGATTACCGAAACAGTTGCATAGTGGCACTCGCTTGACTATCAAAAGAAAAGAGTAACAACTAAAGAGCAAGAAAAGTAACGATGCAATTTTCGTCGACAATCCAATTTTCCAACAGGACAAGACCCATAGCGCGAGCAATGCTTCTGTTAGCAGAAGCAATACTGTTTGTAACCAAGACATGTTAACTTGTGTCAGATTTCCGCTTTTGGAAAAAGCGGCAAATAACAGTACGCAAGCAGCAACTCTCGAAATCCAAATCATCGTGTAATTCACCAATTGCCTACTGCTTGCGATTTCTCCCCGTCCGCCTTTTCGTCGTCTTTTCATTCGAAATAGAAAACATCGAAAAGTTGGGAACGGAATGTTGCATTCTTTCGCCAACCGACTTCCTAAATGCCTTTTTATTCTTCACTGTCATCACTCCCTCAACAAGTTCGAATGACCTTTGCTCAAACTCCATCAATTCATCGACAAGCTCTTCACGAACCTTTTTGAATGCCAAGCGAAGTTTTTCTTTCTGGTCTTCGTCGATGCGGAATTTATCTGAAAGAGGATTCAAGACTAGACAGCCTGGCAAGCCGTACCTAACTGCCAATAGGTCACCAACAACAAATTGCTCTACAATTACATGCCGATCTCCGCTCAAAAATTGATCGTAAAATTCGGAGATACGACGTTCGCGCGATTCAATTTTCGCTTTTAGATTTCGCTTGGCTTCTTCTCGGTCAGAATTTCGTTCCAACGAATAAACTTCGGTCTCCCTCGCACGAGATTCAAAAAAAGCAGCGACTTCGTGCTCTATTTCTTCACGTTCCGAATCCGAAATATCCCAATCTATTTCTTGGAATGAGATTAATGCTTGAAGCACTGCGAGCTTCGCATTGGCGTTGCTGTGAAATGTCCGTTCAGCAGTCCATGTTCCGTTGCTATCTAGCCGAAACCATGGTGATGCAACAAACAGATCTAGATACCCTGATTCATTTTGTTCGCTATCCATGCTTGCGATCTCTAGTTGGCACATAAATGCGTCGACCGATCCATGAGGAACAGCTGTAGGAAACGACTTCTTGATACTCACAACCTGTTCCATTTCCAATATTTCTTCAAGTGAACTAAAGAATTTGGAATTGCAGATTTCAGCAGCCTCCGATGCGATAGTTTTAATTTTCTTCAGCTGACCTGCGATTTTGGAATTCTCAAGTTCGGACAGCTCCTGCTTTTCAAGAAATTGCAAGAAACCTCTACGTCTTATCTGCATACGGCAAGCCAATTCCCCAAGCCGCTCTAATTGATGCGGCAAAAGAATTCCGTGAAGTTTCTCTTTGTAGCCACGTTTCATTGATTCGTATTCAGAAAGATTTAGCTCCTTATTAAAAAACTTGCCTGTGATCAGGCGTTCATCTC is part of the Mariniblastus fucicola genome and harbors:
- the istB gene encoding IS21-like element helper ATPase IstB gives rise to the protein MTNKRETKATVLVKHHLKQLRLPTMASECDSLAEQAARDNQDHLAYLLKLTERELIERERKSAERRLKAARFPAHKTLDQFDFSAQPTVNKPLVAQLAAGDYLGSRENILLVGPSGTGKSHLAISLAINACSQGKRVRFWRVTELITCLLEAKEERQLLRIRNQLAKLDLLVLDELGYVPASKAGAELLFDVIATAYERNSIIVTTNLPFENWPEVLGNQRLTGAALDRLTHRCHIIETKGESYRLKDAKRRSGKAQKAKKKTA
- a CDS encoding ISL3 family transposase, with amino-acid sequence MDEKSFKKGQNYITLIYDLDNSTVEAISEGHNEAAANECFSQLLPGQIETVEAIAMDMSSAFVKSAKSNIPLAEEKIVHDRFHVMKLVNEAVDKTRKEEHKRLRAVGDDTLKGTRYLFLKNYDNLKESKQQELDSLFISRLETGKAWTYKEMLRDLWHHDTASEATEFFNWWYRKVIHTKLEPLKKVARTIKERLANVVSYCTFGGISNGVAEGINSKIQSIKRRVGGYRNRENYKTAIFFYCGGLDLDP
- the tnpA gene encoding IS66 family insertion sequence element accessory protein TnpA — encoded protein: MSTRYTRADWQVWLEEYRQSGLSVKQFCELIEVSVATFYNWQRKVHRGSLWVARFSRRIRAFADSSLGLLFPGEIEAS